In a single window of the Myxococcales bacterium genome:
- a CDS encoding RNA polymerase sigma factor, which produces MTASPELSGAALGPSVVSRGPARRRPARRKISPAECPRAASVRDGAAVARAAPIDELARRRRLAQLTRDHQAFLGGLARKLCRSNFDPEDLVQDVLLKAVAHYDHDRLRDGANPAAWLARVMRNLFIDRVRARAARPAQVRFDGSQVAVGIEHVAWWETVTADDVRAVLPQLPAELRAAFERFAFQRQSYREIAAALDVPVATVGTRVLRARRRINALLRSGDARWA; this is translated from the coding sequence ATGACGGCATCTCCCGAGCTCAGCGGCGCGGCACTGGGACCCTCCGTGGTCAGCCGAGGTCCGGCGCGGCGCCGCCCCGCGCGGCGCAAGATCTCACCGGCCGAGTGCCCGCGCGCCGCGTCGGTCCGCGACGGAGCGGCGGTCGCCCGAGCAGCGCCGATCGACGAGCTCGCGCGGCGCCGACGGCTGGCGCAGCTCACGCGCGACCACCAGGCGTTCCTCGGCGGGCTCGCCCGCAAGCTGTGCCGCTCGAACTTCGATCCGGAGGACCTCGTGCAGGACGTGCTGCTCAAGGCCGTCGCCCACTACGACCACGACCGTCTGCGCGACGGCGCCAACCCCGCGGCCTGGCTGGCCCGGGTCATGCGCAACCTGTTCATCGATCGGGTGCGGGCCCGCGCGGCGCGGCCAGCGCAGGTTCGGTTCGACGGGTCCCAGGTGGCGGTGGGCATCGAGCACGTCGCGTGGTGGGAGACCGTGACGGCCGACGACGTCCGCGCGGTGTTGCCGCAGCTCCCGGCGGAGCTGCGCGCGGCGTTCGAGCGGTTCGCGTTCCAGCGGCAGTCGTACCGCGAGATCGCCGCCGCGCTCGACGTGCCGGTGGCCACCGTTGGGACGCGGGTGCTGCGGGCGCGCCGCCGGATCAACGCGCTCCTGCGCAGCGGCGATGCGCGCTGGGCCTGA
- a CDS encoding glutathione peroxidase, protein MWDLPIKTLRGQAMTLADYKGKAILVVNVASKCGLTPQYATLEALQDKYATQGFTVLGFPCNQFGGQEPGSAEQIEEFCSTTYGVTFPMTEKIEVNGAERHPIYQQLTPIADAEGHTGDIRWNFEKFLISADGASITRFAPQTKPDDPTVIAAIEAALPR, encoded by the coding sequence ATGTGGGACCTCCCGATCAAGACGCTCCGCGGCCAGGCGATGACGCTGGCCGACTACAAGGGCAAGGCCATCCTGGTCGTCAACGTCGCGTCCAAGTGTGGGCTGACGCCGCAGTACGCCACGCTCGAGGCGCTGCAGGACAAGTACGCCACGCAGGGCTTCACCGTGCTCGGCTTCCCGTGCAACCAGTTCGGCGGCCAGGAGCCGGGCTCGGCCGAACAGATCGAGGAGTTCTGCTCGACGACCTACGGGGTCACGTTCCCGATGACCGAGAAGATCGAGGTCAACGGCGCCGAGCGCCACCCGATCTACCAGCAGCTCACGCCGATCGCCGACGCCGAGGGCCACACCGGCGACATCCGCTGGAACTTCGAGAAGTTCCTGATCTCCGCCGACGGCGCGTCGATCACGCGGTTCGCGCCCCAGACCAAGCCCGACGACCCGACGGTGATCGCCGCGATCGAGGCCGCGCTGCCGAGGTGA
- a CDS encoding RNA polymerase sigma factor, which translates to MSPVEPIDELAKRRRLAELTRDHQAFLRGLARKLCRSNFDPEDLVQDVLLKTVAHYDRLPDGVNHAAWLARVMRNLFIDRVRARAAQPAQVGLDGTQAAGDPDQIAWWETVTADDIRAVLPQLPVELRGAFERFAFEGQSYREIAAALDVPVATVGTRVLRARRRIKALLGGGGDA; encoded by the coding sequence GTGTCCCCCGTCGAACCGATCGATGAGCTTGCGAAACGACGACGGCTGGCCGAGCTCACGCGCGACCACCAGGCCTTCCTCCGAGGGCTCGCCCGCAAGCTGTGCCGCTCGAACTTCGATCCCGAGGACCTCGTGCAGGACGTCTTGCTGAAGACCGTCGCCCACTACGATCGCCTCCCGGACGGCGTCAACCACGCGGCCTGGCTGGCCCGGGTCATGCGCAACCTGTTCATCGATCGGGTGCGGGCGCGCGCGGCGCAGCCGGCGCAAGTCGGGCTCGACGGGACCCAGGCCGCCGGCGATCCCGATCAGATCGCGTGGTGGGAGACGGTCACCGCCGACGACATCCGCGCGGTGCTGCCGCAGCTCCCGGTCGAGCTGCGCGGCGCCTTCGAGCGGTTCGCGTTCGAGGGGCAGTCGTACCGCGAGATCGCCGCGGCCCTCGACGTCCCGGTGGCCACGGTCGGGACCCGCGTGCTGCGGGCCCGGCGTCGGATCAAGGCGCTGCTCGGAGGCGGCGGCGATGCGTGA
- a CDS encoding CHAT domain-containing protein produces MREPDDDPCALTARYFDGEAGGDEARALDHLATCARCQAELGDLIGLDVALGRGAAAAATAPTARGDRRRWWLGGAAAAVVAAAVLIVVLRPSPRPAAPPTLALAPQRGVEVRFSAPAFAPHRPYAVNRGAAQHEAFALDQLAGLERRGDRAALVAAQASAGELGRAGEALAAQPASPGRDADRAAVEVLAGRPEAALTSANRALAAAPALAVARWNRGLALRDLGFDLAAASEFERISAGGEVGWADEARATAAALRAPVQARLDAFDAVTRAAEAMIDRTGPPLAVDFVRTVPGYARAYFLEAVRSATTADELRALAPLAEALDGAAGTAGARAMLDRALAADLRVRAPLARRYRDLFLRRLAVADAGPFLEQLARAGAAAVDLRVGALVLTNQDAVHPEEVERYAAAVDDPWFTLLAVGVRAEQDIARGATGPAEVRLREALATCDARAWGHRCAYLAYDLATLYVRQSRFADGAASAERAARGFAAVGAVAMESFVLSYLADIQRSRGRLDLAAAAFDEILARAPERDCTTRRFARTGLALVAVDHGPVERSIDPGPPTACDAAPSGLELVALVDLARGGGDDAAWTRAAAWVAAARGDAGEVAGAVLALARDPAAGARLRAALPRLDAADEELAAVRAWGYAALIDDGAARAAWPSVVADVAAERGRPVPPRCTLVASVDRTHAVAVAIDGSGALVGARVEAAVAAEIDGARLVPPALRATLASCAAIAVLARPPLHGRTDLLPTTTAWSFGDGAPRAASTSAGRLVTVGDARPPTSLGFPALAPPPIPAGARAVTGVAATPAQVLAALADASYAELHVHGEVDLAVADASFLALSPATDGQWALTAGDVRKAHFAAAPVVVLAACRAAAVAPFAHARWSLPDAFLAAGARAVIAPAVEIPDAEAGPFFDEVRARITGGELPAAAVAAVRAAAVARGQAWAAGVIVFE; encoded by the coding sequence ATGCGTGAACCCGACGACGATCCCTGCGCGCTGACCGCGCGGTACTTCGACGGCGAGGCCGGCGGCGACGAGGCGCGCGCGCTCGATCACCTGGCGACGTGCGCGCGGTGCCAGGCCGAGCTCGGCGATCTGATCGGCCTCGACGTGGCGCTCGGCCGGGGCGCCGCGGCCGCGGCGACGGCCCCGACGGCGCGCGGCGACCGCCGGCGGTGGTGGCTCGGCGGCGCGGCGGCGGCGGTGGTCGCGGCCGCGGTGCTGATCGTGGTGCTGCGGCCCTCGCCGCGCCCGGCGGCGCCGCCGACCCTGGCGCTGGCGCCACAGCGCGGCGTCGAGGTGCGGTTCAGCGCGCCAGCGTTCGCGCCACACCGGCCGTACGCGGTCAACCGCGGGGCGGCCCAGCACGAGGCGTTCGCGCTCGACCAGCTGGCCGGGCTCGAGCGACGCGGCGATCGCGCGGCGTTGGTCGCGGCGCAGGCGTCGGCCGGCGAGCTCGGCCGGGCGGGCGAGGCGCTGGCGGCGCAGCCGGCGTCGCCGGGCCGCGACGCCGACCGGGCGGCGGTCGAGGTGCTGGCGGGGCGGCCCGAGGCCGCGCTGACGTCGGCCAACCGCGCGCTGGCCGCCGCGCCGGCCCTGGCGGTGGCCCGCTGGAACCGCGGCCTGGCCCTGCGCGACCTCGGCTTCGATCTGGCGGCGGCGTCGGAGTTCGAGCGGATCAGCGCTGGCGGTGAGGTCGGCTGGGCCGACGAGGCCCGCGCGACCGCGGCGGCGCTGCGCGCGCCGGTCCAGGCGCGGCTCGACGCGTTCGACGCGGTCACGCGCGCGGCCGAGGCGATGATCGATCGCACCGGGCCGCCGCTGGCGGTCGACTTCGTGCGCACGGTCCCGGGCTACGCGCGCGCCTACTTCCTGGAGGCGGTGCGCTCCGCGACCACCGCCGACGAGCTGCGGGCGCTGGCGCCGCTGGCCGAGGCCCTCGACGGCGCCGCCGGCACCGCCGGCGCCCGGGCGATGCTCGACCGCGCGCTGGCCGCGGACCTGCGCGTGCGCGCGCCCCTGGCGCGCCGGTATCGCGATCTGTTCCTGCGGCGCCTCGCCGTGGCCGACGCCGGTCCGTTCCTCGAGCAGCTCGCGCGCGCGGGCGCGGCCGCGGTCGATCTGCGGGTCGGCGCGCTCGTGCTGACGAACCAGGACGCGGTCCACCCCGAGGAGGTCGAGCGCTACGCCGCCGCGGTCGACGATCCCTGGTTCACGCTGCTCGCCGTCGGCGTGCGGGCCGAGCAGGACATCGCCCGCGGCGCGACCGGGCCGGCCGAGGTGCGCCTGCGCGAGGCGCTGGCGACGTGCGACGCGCGGGCCTGGGGCCACCGCTGCGCGTACCTGGCGTACGACCTCGCGACCCTCTACGTGCGCCAGAGCCGCTTCGCCGACGGCGCGGCCTCGGCGGAGCGCGCGGCGCGCGGGTTCGCGGCGGTCGGCGCGGTGGCGATGGAGAGCTTCGTGCTCTCGTACCTGGCCGACATCCAGCGCAGCCGCGGCCGGCTCGATCTCGCGGCGGCGGCGTTCGACGAGATCCTGGCGCGCGCGCCCGAGCGCGACTGCACGACCCGGCGCTTCGCGCGCACCGGCCTGGCGCTGGTCGCCGTCGATCACGGCCCGGTCGAGCGATCGATCGATCCCGGCCCGCCGACCGCGTGCGACGCCGCGCCCAGCGGGCTCGAGCTGGTGGCGCTGGTCGATCTGGCCCGGGGCGGCGGCGACGACGCGGCGTGGACGCGGGCCGCGGCCTGGGTCGCGGCCGCACGTGGCGACGCCGGTGAGGTCGCGGGCGCGGTGCTGGCGCTGGCGCGCGATCCCGCGGCTGGCGCGCGGCTGCGCGCGGCGCTGCCCAGGCTCGACGCCGCCGACGAGGAGCTGGCCGCGGTGCGCGCGTGGGGCTACGCCGCGCTGATCGACGACGGCGCGGCCCGGGCCGCGTGGCCGTCGGTGGTGGCCGACGTCGCCGCCGAGCGCGGCCGGCCGGTGCCGCCGCGGTGCACCCTGGTGGCGTCGGTCGATCGCACCCACGCGGTCGCGGTGGCGATCGACGGCAGCGGCGCGCTGGTCGGGGCCCGGGTGGAGGCCGCGGTGGCGGCCGAGATCGACGGCGCCCGGCTGGTGCCGCCGGCGCTGCGCGCGACGCTGGCGAGCTGCGCCGCCATCGCGGTGCTCGCGCGTCCGCCGCTCCATGGGCGCACCGATCTGCTGCCGACGACGACGGCCTGGTCGTTCGGCGACGGCGCGCCGCGGGCCGCGTCGACCTCCGCGGGGCGGCTGGTGACGGTCGGCGACGCCCGGCCGCCGACCTCGCTCGGGTTCCCGGCGCTGGCGCCGCCGCCGATCCCCGCTGGTGCCCGCGCCGTGACCGGCGTCGCCGCCACGCCCGCGCAGGTCCTGGCCGCGCTCGCCGACGCCAGCTACGCCGAACTGCACGTCCACGGCGAGGTCGATCTCGCGGTGGCCGACGCGTCGTTCCTGGCGCTGTCGCCGGCGACCGACGGGCAGTGGGCGCTCACCGCCGGCGACGTCCGCAAGGCCCACTTCGCCGCGGCGCCGGTGGTCGTGCTGGCGGCGTGCCGCGCCGCCGCGGTGGCGCCGTTCGCCCACGCCCGCTGGAGCCTGCCCGACGCGTTCCTGGCGGCGGGCGCACGGGCGGTGATCGCCCCCGCGGTCGAGATCCCCGACGCCGAGGCTGGGCCGTTCTTCGACGAGGTCCGCGCGCGCATCACGGGCGGCGAGCTCCCAGCGGCCGCGGTGGCCGCGGTCCGGGCCGCGGCGGTGGCCCGCGGTCAGGCCTGGGCGGCGGGCGTCATCGTGTTCGAGTAG
- a CDS encoding TIGR03960 family B12-binding radical SAM protein — MRHVYADFIDQVLKPARYLGGEYQSVTKDWATVEATVCLAFPDVYDIGMSHLGTKILYSLLNKDPRIACERAFTPWVDMETELRVRGLPLCALESQRPLADFDVVGLSLQYELTFTNALTLLDLGGLRLHAAARAADAPLVLVGGPVATHPEPLVPFIDAAFIGEAEEELPALVVAWAGLRREIRAGTRTRTDALAELAATFPLYVPALYDTVVDEATGMVVVGAPRDPRAPARVRRAMVRDLDAYPFPTDVPVPYAEAVFERASVEIARGCTEGCRFCQAGMIYRPVRERSPGSIIASVIGGVENAGYEETGLTCLSTADFSSISPLVSKLAGALRDRGVSMSVASLRAYGLPDEILDELAQTRITGLTFAPEAGTQRMRDVVNKNITEAHIEESTRKVFERGWHRVKLYFMIGLPTETDDDVRGIVETGQRMLQIGKPIAGGRAEVTVSVSSHVPKPHTPLQWCAQDTHAEIRRKQGLLRMNVRDRQLRLKYHHGGVSWIEGLLARGDRRMAAVVEHAWRAGARFDGWEELFDDARWQAALDAHGVDEAAYLGTRPVTARLPWDHIDVGLEDGFLLAEYRKALKGRASPPCGKVAGMLVHHTNLADAEPDQRRLVCYDCGVACDLSTMRGDRLVALRALGSTAPRGRAAAAPVIDGEAALDVSERGGGSPAEQGGGGGGARREHERADRVRKNGHHGADAPYTSYRLRYTKLGRTAFLGHLDVARLLARSFRRAQLALAMSRGFSPKPRIVYGPALALGVPSFAEVLDVDLVHGDAAALTADEVVARLGAVCPEGLAIVRGAVLPPVQPGLGKLVTGTDLVLAPAPDGVRFDEARLGRIAATFLDRAEAIVARGDKAVDVRALVERVAVVAAPAALRLTAALGWDEGPLLTVRVKVSAAGSAKPIEVARALGIYGPDDPRARHAQVARLALVGLDDADVTIAASPDAPVIVLGDASARHDAPALA; from the coding sequence ATGCGCCACGTCTACGCGGACTTCATCGATCAGGTGCTCAAGCCGGCCCGCTACCTCGGCGGCGAGTACCAGTCGGTCACCAAGGACTGGGCGACGGTCGAGGCCACCGTGTGCCTGGCGTTCCCCGACGTCTACGACATCGGCATGTCGCACCTGGGCACCAAGATCCTCTACAGCCTGCTCAACAAGGATCCACGGATCGCGTGCGAGCGCGCGTTCACGCCCTGGGTCGACATGGAGACCGAGCTGCGGGTCCGCGGCCTGCCGCTGTGCGCGCTCGAGTCGCAGCGGCCGCTGGCCGACTTCGACGTGGTCGGGCTGTCGCTGCAGTACGAGCTGACGTTCACGAACGCGCTGACCTTGCTCGACCTGGGCGGGCTGCGCCTCCACGCCGCCGCTCGCGCCGCCGACGCGCCGCTGGTGCTGGTCGGCGGGCCGGTCGCGACCCACCCCGAGCCGCTGGTGCCGTTCATCGACGCGGCGTTCATCGGCGAGGCCGAGGAGGAGCTGCCGGCGCTGGTGGTGGCGTGGGCGGGGCTGCGCCGCGAGATCCGCGCCGGGACCCGCACGCGGACGGACGCCCTGGCCGAGCTCGCGGCGACGTTCCCGCTGTACGTGCCGGCGCTGTACGACACCGTCGTCGACGAGGCCACCGGCATGGTCGTCGTCGGCGCCCCGCGCGATCCGCGGGCGCCGGCCCGGGTGCGGCGCGCGATGGTGCGCGACCTCGACGCCTACCCGTTCCCGACCGACGTGCCGGTGCCGTACGCCGAGGCGGTGTTCGAGCGCGCGTCGGTCGAGATCGCCCGCGGCTGCACCGAGGGCTGTCGGTTCTGCCAGGCCGGCATGATCTATCGGCCGGTGCGCGAGCGCAGCCCCGGCTCGATCATCGCCAGCGTGATCGGCGGCGTCGAGAACGCCGGCTACGAGGAGACCGGCCTGACCTGCCTGTCGACCGCCGACTTCTCGAGCATCTCGCCCTTGGTGTCGAAGCTGGCCGGCGCGCTGCGCGATCGCGGCGTGTCGATGTCGGTCGCGAGCCTGCGCGCCTACGGCCTGCCCGACGAGATCCTCGACGAGCTGGCCCAGACCCGGATCACCGGCCTGACGTTCGCGCCCGAGGCCGGCACCCAGCGCATGCGCGACGTGGTGAACAAGAACATCACCGAGGCGCACATCGAGGAGTCGACGCGCAAGGTCTTCGAGCGCGGCTGGCACCGGGTCAAGCTGTACTTCATGATCGGCCTGCCGACCGAGACCGACGACGACGTCCGCGGCATCGTCGAGACCGGCCAGCGCATGCTGCAGATCGGCAAGCCCATCGCCGGCGGCCGGGCCGAGGTCACGGTCAGCGTGTCGTCGCACGTGCCCAAGCCGCACACGCCGCTGCAGTGGTGCGCGCAGGACACCCACGCCGAGATCCGGCGCAAGCAGGGCCTCCTGCGCATGAACGTGCGCGATCGCCAGCTCCGGCTCAAGTACCACCACGGCGGCGTGTCGTGGATCGAGGGCCTGCTGGCCCGCGGCGATCGGCGGATGGCCGCGGTGGTCGAGCACGCGTGGCGGGCCGGGGCGCGCTTCGACGGCTGGGAGGAGCTGTTCGACGACGCGCGCTGGCAGGCGGCGCTCGACGCCCACGGCGTCGACGAGGCCGCGTACCTGGGCACCCGGCCGGTGACGGCGCGGCTGCCGTGGGACCACATCGACGTCGGGCTCGAGGACGGGTTCCTCCTGGCCGAGTACCGCAAGGCGCTCAAGGGTCGGGCGTCGCCACCGTGCGGCAAGGTCGCGGGCATGCTCGTGCACCACACCAACCTCGCCGACGCCGAGCCCGATCAGCGCCGGCTGGTCTGCTACGACTGCGGCGTCGCCTGCGACCTGTCGACGATGCGCGGCGATCGCCTGGTGGCGCTGCGCGCGCTCGGCTCGACCGCGCCTCGGGGCCGGGCCGCGGCGGCGCCGGTGATCGACGGCGAGGCCGCGCTCGACGTGAGCGAGCGCGGCGGCGGCTCGCCGGCGGAGCAGGGCGGCGGCGGCGGCGGCGCGCGCCGCGAGCACGAGCGCGCCGACCGCGTGCGCAAGAACGGCCACCACGGCGCCGACGCGCCGTACACGAGCTACCGCCTGCGCTACACCAAGCTCGGGCGCACCGCGTTCCTGGGCCACCTCGACGTGGCCCGGCTGCTGGCGCGGTCGTTCCGGCGGGCGCAGCTGGCGCTGGCGATGAGCCGCGGCTTCTCGCCCAAGCCGCGGATCGTCTACGGCCCGGCGCTCGCGCTCGGCGTGCCCAGCTTCGCCGAGGTCCTCGACGTCGATCTGGTCCACGGCGACGCGGCCGCGCTCACGGCCGACGAGGTCGTGGCCCGGCTAGGCGCGGTCTGCCCCGAGGGGCTGGCGATCGTGCGCGGCGCGGTGCTGCCGCCGGTGCAGCCGGGCCTGGGCAAGCTGGTCACCGGCACCGACCTGGTGCTGGCGCCGGCGCCCGACGGGGTCCGCTTCGACGAGGCCCGCCTGGGGCGGATCGCGGCGACCTTCCTCGATCGCGCCGAGGCGATCGTGGCGCGCGGCGACAAGGCCGTCGACGTGCGCGCGCTGGTCGAGCGGGTCGCGGTGGTGGCGGCGCCGGCGGCGCTGCGGCTGACCGCGGCGCTGGGCTGGGACGAGGGCCCGCTCCTGACCGTGCGGGTCAAGGTGTCGGCCGCCGGCTCGGCCAAGCCGATCGAGGTCGCGCGGGCGCTGGGCATCTACGGCCCCGACGATCCGCGCGCCCGCCACGCCCAGGTGGCGCGGCTGGCGCTGGTCGGGCTCGACGACGCCGACGTGACGATCGCCGCCAGCCCCGACGCGCCGGTGATCGTGCTGGGCGACGCGTCGGCGCGCCACGACGCGCCGGCGCTGGCCTGA